Genomic DNA from Bdellovibrio sp. ArHS:
TCTTGAACTTGCACGTTGGTGCCTGCAGCTTTCCCGCCTAGCACATTGGCGATATTGGCGAAACGCACACCCACATTGGCGCCGACCACTTTGATAACGGCCATACTTCCGACCGCAACAATCGCCACAATGATAAGATATTCGATAAGCCCCTGACCCTTTTTATTTTTTAAGACGTTCGTATTCATAGTGCCTCCATGAGAGAGGCGGATAGCAAACTTGGTGCTGGTCAGGAGAGCGGGAAATGGGAGAAGAGAGATGGCGAAAATAAAAAAGTCCGGAGGTCCGGACTTTTTTTTACTTCTTTTTGCCTTTGGCGGAGGAAGCTTCTTTTTTTGCTGCCGCTTTTTCGGCCTGCGCTTCTTTTTTGGCGTCGGCTTTCTTGGCCTTACGCTGGATGATAATACGATCTAGAATGTCGTAGGCCTCTTTTTGCAGGTCATTTTCAAAAATAAAGCGGTAGAAACCTTCGATTTCGGGACTTTGGCGGAACTTTTTTAATGACGTTGGTAAGCTGTCCGATTGAACGAAATCAATGGAGCTACCATCTTTTGAAAGCTTAACTTTATCAGCCATTCTAAATCCCCTAATGTTTTAAAGGGTTTGTACCTTATTTTGCGCCTTTGACGCAAGAAAAAAGCCTGTTTTTGCCCGGGAAAGAGGTCTTCTTAGGCCCAGGGAGGTCTCTTCGTTGGGTGCGCGGTGTCTTTGTTAGGATTTTATTAAACCATTGAATTTCTTTAACAAATATCGGACAGTGAGATGGCAAATGGGAGGTGCGGGTGCTCATTTTGAATGGTAAAGATGTCGCCAAAGAAGTGCGTTCAACCCTGGCTCTGCGAGTTGCAGAATTTGCGAAAAAAGTGGGCCGGACTCCTCATCTGTCGGTTGTCATTGTCGGTGACGATGCTGCCAGCCATATCTATGTCAGAAATAAGAAAAAAGCTTGTGAATCTGTGGGTATGACCTCGCAAATTATTGCCATGCCGACGAAGACCACGCAACAAGAACTCAATAAACAAATCGCGGCTTTAAACACCGATTCTTCGGTCGACGGAATCTTAGTGCAATTTCCACTTCCGGCGCATTTGAGTGCCGATGAAGTTTTGAAATTGGTTGCGCCTGACAAGGATGCCGATGGATTGACTTATGCTTCTTTGGGTTATTTCTTTGCCGGAAAACCTTTCGTCAAACCCTGCACTCCGGAAGGCGTGATGACCATTCTTAAGCACTACGGAATTTCTGTCGAAGGACGACGGGCGGTGGTGGTGGGGCGCAGTAACATTGTCGGTAAACCGATGGCGCATCTTTTGACTGAAGCCAATGCGACCGTGACTCTATGTCACTCGAAGACCAATGATCTATCTTCGGTGGTGCGTGAGGCTGATTTGGTCGTCGTCGCTGCGGGAAAGGCCCGTTTCTTGGGTCGAAATGATTTTAAAAAAGATGCTATTGTCATTGATGTGGGAATGCACCATGATGGCCCGAATGGAAAGTTGTGCGGCGATGTTCGCACGGAAGAGCTTGAGGGCTGGGTCCAAGCAGTCACTCCTGTGCCAGGTGGTGTGGGACCTATGACCATTGCGACTCTGCTTCAGAATACTTGTCTTCTTGCGGAAAAGCGCGCGGGTCTCTAAAAAAGGAACGAAATGTATACTGGTTTTTTGCAGAATGTTTGGTACGTGGGGTTACCTAGCAGTGAGTTGGCTGTGGGGAAGCACCAGGCACGTAAAATTATGAACGAACCCATCGTCTTTTTCCGGGATTCAAAGGGCAAAGTATCGGCCGTGCGAGATATCTGTCCTCATCGAGGCATCCCTCTTAGTTTCGGACGAGTGGTTGAAGATACCATCGAGTGTCCTTATCACGGTTGGAAATTTGACGGCTCAGGGATGTGCACGGAAATTCCTTCTTTGTGCCCTGGTCAGGATTTGAACCCGAATAAAATCAAAGTGCGTTCTTACCCCGTGCATGAGGCTCAAGGGCTGATCTGGATTTTCATTGGCGACAAAGACTATGACATGACAAAAGCTCCCGAAGTTCCGGTCATGAAAGCTTTTGGCAACGATGTGAAGCCGAAGCTGACTTATGTCGTGAACTTTCCTTGTCACGTCGACCACGCGGTCATTGGGTTGATGGACCCGGCTCACGGCCCTTACGTGCACAAAAGCTGGTTTTGGCGTTCGGAAAAGACCATGCTTGAAAAGCGCAAAAAATTTGCTCCGGTGAAGTATGGTTTTCAAATGGTTCGTCATCAACCTTCGAAAAACTCCAAAGCTTATAAACTTTTAGGAGGAGCTCCGACCACCGAGATCACTTTCACTCTGCCTTGCGTGCGTGTGGAGCACATTGAAGTCGGACCTCGTAATTTTTATTCCTATACGGCTTTGACCCCAGTGGATGAGAAAAATACTCGCGTCACGCAGTTGGCCTATTGGGATATGCCTTGGTTGTCGCTTTTGAAACCGGCCATTCATCAGTTTTCAAAAACCTTTCTGGGGCAAGACATGGATGCGGTGACCAAGCAGCAAGAGGGTTTGAAATACGATCCCAGCTTGATGCTCATCAAGGACGCCGACACTCAGGCGAAATGGTATTACGCTTTGAAGACGGAATATCATGATCATTTGGAACAAAAACGGGACTTCACTCATCCCGTGAAAGAAACCGAACTTCGCTGGAGAAGCTAATGGTCAGAGCCTGCGGGATTTTCCTAAGTTTATTTTTAGGATTTCAGGCGCAGGCTTTACGTTTGCAATATGTTGGCGAGACATCCCTAAAATCAGGAACTCAGTTTCAAAAGACGACTCTTGGCGGTTTTTCCGGGATCGCATGGGCAAATAATATCCTTTTTGCACTTTCTGATGATCGAGGTCGTTTCGGCGAGCCTCGTTTTTATGAGTTCGATTTATTTGTGAATAAAAAAACAGTGTCCCTGAAGCCGAAGGCCGTGCACTTTTTAAAAGGAATTCCCAAAGAAGACGACAAAGAGATCTCGCTCGATGCGGAGGGCCTTGTTCGACTTACCGACGGCGAATTCATTGTATCTTCCGAGGGCAATAATAATACAAAGCCTCGGCAAAGACCGCGACTTTTTCGAATTTCTAGGGAAGGCGTTTGGAAAAGCGACATCGTCGTTCCGGATAAATATCTGCCAGAGCCCCTGGGGCAACAGAAAAAGGGAATTCAGAACAATATGGCCTTTGAAGGTCTGACCTCTTTTGCCGAAGGTAAGTACCTTTTTGTCGCGAACGAAGGTCCTCTTTTGCAGGACAGTCCCTCAAATGATGCCGAGGGCGCTTGGATTCGTATTATTAAATACGAAAGCTCGGAAGGCGGGGGTTATAAAGCGAGGGCCGAGTTTGCCTATCAGGTGGACGCTTTAAGCAGCTCAAAAAAGGGCTCGGAAGTTTTTAGAGGAGTTTCTGAGATTTTGGCTCTGTCAGAGACCCAACTACTGGTGTTGGAACGAGGAGTACGGGTTTCTTCAAAAGAGCTTTTAGCCAAGTCCGTCCGACTTTATCTTGCGGATGTATCTAAAGCCACGGATGTTGCAAAGCTCTTTAAGCTAAGTGATGGAAAATACACGGGAGCGACCAAAACCCTGCTGCTTGATTTTGAAACGGACCTCACAAAAGAAAGAACCGACAAGAGTGTAGAAAATTTCGAAGCTTTGGCCTGGGGACCGAAATTAGCAGACGGAAGGCGCAGTCTTCTGGTAATGGTAGACAATAATTTTTCAAAGAAAGAAGTGACTGAACTTCTGGTCTTTGCCGTTGAAGGTGAGTAGTTAATGACGACAGTATGGAGACTTCGCCCTGGAGCAGATAAACGTATTCGAAGCGGCCACCCGTGGGTGTTTTCTAATGAGCTTTCCGCAAGTCCCAAAGGTTTGCTGCCCGGAACTCCGGTTGAGTTGCAAGATGCCAAAGGGCAGTTCTTAGCTCGAGGCTATGGCAACCCCCATTCCTTGATTGCATTTCGGGCGCTCAGTTTCAATAGCCAGGAAACAGAACCCACCAGTCTTGAGTTTCTTCAAAGCAAAGTTTTGACTTCGTGGAAAGTTCGTAAGGCCGCGGGATTTCGCGGCAGCTTTCGCTTGGCTTTCGGTGAATCCGATTATATTCCGGGACTGGTCTTGGATTATTACGTGATCGAGCAAAAAGGCAAAAAGGCCCAGGTCTTTGTAGCACAGCTGGTGACGGCGGGTATGAATGAAGCGCTTAAGAACGTGGATGAGTTTTTCAAAGGCTTGGCGCAAAAGGCTCATGAACAGGGACTGTCTTCTTTCACCTGGAATGAAACGGCTGTGGTCCTTCGCAATGACGTGGGGATTCGTAAATTGGAAGGGTTGGCTGTCGAAGATCCGCGAGTAGTTAAAGATCTTCCAGAGTTTGATTTAACCGACGTCGAAATTCTTTTGAATGCGGCGGCTGATGAGGGCGTCGTCGCCATGAGCTGTGATCTTAAAGAAGGCCAAAAAACCGGTTTCTTTCTGGATCAAACTCATAACATTCACTTGGCAGTAAATCTTTTTAAGAATTGGGCTAAAACAGAACCTCGTCGTAAATTACGAGTCTTGGACCTGTGCTGCTATGTCGGTCATTGGTCGACGCAAATCACTCGAGGCTTGAAGGCCTTGGGTTTTGAAGTGGAAGTTTCTTTGGTGGATGTTTCAAAAACGGCCTTGGCTTTTGCTAAAAAGAATGCAGAACGTGAAGGTGCGGAAGTGATTGTTCATGAGATGGATGTCTCTGAAGGATTAGCCAATTTGCCCAGTGCTCATTATGACATCGTGATCGCGGATCCACCCGCATTTATAAAATCAAAAAAAGATATTCCTATCGGCAAGCATGCTTACTTGAAGATGAACACCCATGCCTTCCGGTTGGTGAAACGAAATGGTTTTGTCGCTTCCTGTTCTTGTTCTGGTCTTCTGGAAGAAGAAGAATTCCGCGATGCCATTCGTAAGGCTTCTTTAAGAAATTCTTCCGAGGTGCGCAGTGTTTTGCGTGGTGGACACGCGGCAGATCATCCTACGCTGATGCAGTTTCCTGAAGGGTTTTATTTAAAAATGTACGTGCATTACGTTTAAGTGACCTTTTGTCCTTGGGCCCAGAAGCCTGCAGATTCCGTCAGTCCCGATAAGACCGAATGGAAGTGCGCCTGGGTCTGCAAGCGCTCTTTGCCGAAGCGAGTTTCTAATTCCTTTTGAATGAAAGGGACTTTGGCAGTTCCTCCGGTCAAACAGACCAGATCCACTTGTTGGGAACTTACCCCTGCATTTTTTAAGCACTCGTCCAAAGCGGAAAAGATCTTTTCTTTTGTCGCAGTGGCCCAATCAATAAACTGCTGAACGCTAAAAGTTTCTTTCATTTCGAGGCCCGGATAATCGTAGATAAAATCAGTCGTTTCACTTGCAGAAAGTGCTCTTTTTGTTTTTTCGATATTTTCGAAGAAAGGAAAGATTTGCTGATCTTCAATCAGAATGAAAAGTCTTTCCACCGCGTCGGCATCTTTTTGGGTTAACGAACACTTTTTAACTTCGCGAATGAATTCGTAAGTCTCTTTTTCTTTAAGATGCACGATGTGAGCAGGGTGATTCAAACGCTGGGAAACGGCTGGAGGCATTGTTAAGACATTGCTTCCCATGGGCAGGCGATAGCGGGACTTTGCTCCGAAGTATTCATTCAATCGGTGGCTCATGAAAACACTGTCCAAGGCGTCTCCGGCCAAGGGGCAACCGTCAATTGCCAGGACGTCTTCTTTGGCAAATCCTTCGGGTCGCAGTTTGATCAAAGTGAAGTCAGAGGTTCCTCCGCCGAAGTCGCCGATTAAAACTATTTTTTCACTGCTTAGCTGACGGCGGTAATCAAAGGCGGCCGCCAAGGGTTCCGGAACAAACTGTACTTCCTTAAAGCCGGCAAAAGCGGCGGCCTTGCCCATGCGATGCAAAGCAAATCCGTCGGCCACCGGGTCCATGGAATAGCGGGCGGGGCGACCGATCACCGCTTTTTCAATCGGAGTGTCTAATATTTTTTCAGCTCTTTTTTTCAATTCGAGAAGAAACACCCCGATTAAGCTTTCTAAGGTGAGGATGCGATTATTCAGGACGGTCCCCAAATAGTTTTGATTCGGCAAGTGTGACTTGAAGGAACGAAAGAGGCGTCCTTCCATGTCTTGTTCGATGTACTGCTCAATCGCTTCAGTTCCGTAATAACAAAGATCCGGATGTGGAAAGTAAAGAAGAGTTCTCATCATTGTAGGATCTTGCGCTTTAGGATCTAAAGGGAGAGCCTCATATCTTTGGCCGTTATGAAAGGCGCCGACCAAAGAATTACTGGTACCAAAATCGATGGAAAGAAAGCTGTCTGAAGTCATTAGGAAAAGCTATCAAACATCAAGGGTTTATACAACGGTGGCCTCTGCGAAGGTGGAGAGCCCTTCTTTGTCACCGTGATTTTCATCTTTTCACCAGGGGTGTTTTCTGGCTCGCGGGGCGAAAAGTCTTGGTATTCTGGGCCCGGACGTAAGGGGCTACTGTATGAATATGCAGAATAGAATCTTAAAACATTTCATTTTTCTAGGCTTAGCGGTGGGCCTGGTGGGTTGTGGCAATATGGAAGCCAATATCGAGCAGCCGACAGGAGCATGGGAAGAAACTTCCCGCCAATTTGAAAAGCCACTTCAAGAGCTGTATGCGAATGAAGAGTCCGAGGAAGTGGTGATGGAGCAATCACCCTCTACGACTTTACCCGTAGGACCCGCGACGGTCAGCACGCCTGGGACAGTTAATAAGTCAGAAACTAAGACTGAAACAAAAGTTGAACAAGCCAAGCCTGAAACATCTAAACCTGAAGTGAAGCCTGTTTTAAATGGGCCCGGAGTTCTGAAGCCCACCGTGTATTATTTTGTCGTGGTCAACGAAGATAAAAACGGCTGTGCGGCGGACGCCAAGAAAGATCTGCATGGCGCGGGCGGAAAGGTTCTTTTAAAAGTCTGCCCTAAAACTTGGTCCGCCTGTTCGTTGCAGGGGTCTTGTGCTGTGATTCAAAAAGGAAAAACTCACACGTTCAATATCATCGGTCGTTTTGGTGATCAGGAACGCTTTTTTGAAATCGAAGAGGACGGATGTCGTTACGGTTACGGAGTCAATAGCTCGTGTCTGGATCCTTTCTATACCTTGGCGGCAGATCTTAGCATCTACAAACCCGGTGAGGTGATTTATGTGCCGGCCGTGGTGGGCTTGCAGCTCCCGGATGGCAGCAAACACGACGGATATTTTGTGATTCGCGATAAAGGTCGCGGCATTATTGGACGTGGAAGATTTGATTTCTTCACGGGTTACTACAGTTGGATTGATAGTAACAACCCCTTCAAAAAACTGGGTTTGGGTGATGTGAAAACCAACATCCCTTATTTCCGTGTCACTGGTCATGTCGCGACGGAAGTTTTAGAGCGACGGGCTTATCCGAATCTACCCGAAAAATAGAGCGAATAACTGGCAGTATAGGAAATAAAAAAGGCTCCTCGAAAGGAGCCTTTTTTTATTTAATTTCGAGCAGAAGGTGGAAGCGCTTGCGGATTCTGAGCCGAGGCTGGCTGCGACTGCGAAGTCTGTACCTGCACGGCCGCGACCTGAGCCATCTGAGCCACCGCCATTTGTGCTTGCTGAGCTTGTTGATGGTAGTAGTTCAGTTTAGCTACATATTCTTTCAAAGCGGCATTTTCCTGTTTAAGGACACCCAACTGAGTTAACGCCTGTTGAAGGTGGCTATAGTAGTCTTGGGCTTCCAAGGCCTTTTTATCTAAAGCCAGCTTCATTTCGATAATTTTTGTTTCTGCAACAGACATTAAATTTTTGAGAACATCGCTCTGTTGATGCGCCGAAGCTTCCACTTCGCCAAACGAAGCGGAGATCTTTTCAATTTCTTCGTTTAAAGACGTGATGTTTTGATCACGCTCTTCAATGGTCGCTTGCATCTCTTCGACAGTTTGTTGCAGCTCGAACTTTTCTGTCTTCAAGTTTTGAATCGCGGTTTCAAACTGCTCGCGTTGTTCTTCCCAAAGTTGTTGTTCTTTGGCAAAGGCACTTTTCGCCTTCGCAAGTTCCATGGCAGTTTCATCTTTAAGCGCTTGGTTCAGCTCAAGGTCTCTTTGCAGAGTTTTGTTTTTTTCAAAAAGAGCCTGGCTGTATTTTTTCTCTTCGCTTTGCATTTGCAAGGCGCGAGCTTTAAGACCTTGGATTTCAAGCTGCAGTTGCAGACTGAGTTCCAAAGACTTTGCCAAGTCGCCACTGAGTTTAGTGTTGCTCGATCTTTCGGCGGAAAGCTGGTCGGCAAGCTGCTTGATTTGCGCGTCCAGAGTTTCCGGTCCGTAAGAGACGTTCTCGAGGGATTTGATTTTTTCTTTCAATTCCTCTTGGGAACCTTTCAGTTCAGAATGGAATTTTTTCATCTGAACTTGCATCTGTTCGTACTTTGGTTGAGGGGGCATAGGTTCCTCTCCCTGATGCTGGGTGCTTAACTCGTTTAGTTTATTGCAAATTTCGTCAAAAAGTTTTTCGTGCTCAGGAACGGAAGTCGTCATAGACTTCATTGTGAGGCACAGACGGAAGTCAAGTCATCGAAATTTATTGACAGAGGTCGGGGCTCTCGATTTAGGTCCAGTGATGTTTGTTGTAGGAGGATATCATGCGTTTACAAAGACCCCTTCGTTTTATAATGGCCATAGTCTTATTGATAACCTGTTCTGGTGCCCATGCTGACGATATGGGTCTGCTGAGTGACATCAAA
This window encodes:
- a CDS encoding 3D domain-containing protein, which encodes MNMQNRILKHFIFLGLAVGLVGCGNMEANIEQPTGAWEETSRQFEKPLQELYANEESEEVVMEQSPSTTLPVGPATVSTPGTVNKSETKTETKVEQAKPETSKPEVKPVLNGPGVLKPTVYYFVVVNEDKNGCAADAKKDLHGAGGKVLLKVCPKTWSACSLQGSCAVIQKGKTHTFNIIGRFGDQERFFEIEEDGCRYGYGVNSSCLDPFYTLAADLSIYKPGEVIYVPAVVGLQLPDGSKHDGYFVIRDKGRGIIGRGRFDFFTGYYSWIDSNNPFKKLGLGDVKTNIPYFRVTGHVATEVLERRAYPNLPEK
- a CDS encoding Hsp70 family protein, which gives rise to MTSDSFLSIDFGTSNSLVGAFHNGQRYEALPLDPKAQDPTMMRTLLYFPHPDLCYYGTEAIEQYIEQDMEGRLFRSFKSHLPNQNYLGTVLNNRILTLESLIGVFLLELKKRAEKILDTPIEKAVIGRPARYSMDPVADGFALHRMGKAAAFAGFKEVQFVPEPLAAAFDYRRQLSSEKIVLIGDFGGGTSDFTLIKLRPEGFAKEDVLAIDGCPLAGDALDSVFMSHRLNEYFGAKSRYRLPMGSNVLTMPPAVSQRLNHPAHIVHLKEKETYEFIREVKKCSLTQKDADAVERLFILIEDQQIFPFFENIEKTKRALSASETTDFIYDYPGLEMKETFSVQQFIDWATATKEKIFSALDECLKNAGVSSQQVDLVCLTGGTAKVPFIQKELETRFGKERLQTQAHFHSVLSGLTESAGFWAQGQKVT
- a CDS encoding esterase-like activity of phytase family protein — protein: MVRACGIFLSLFLGFQAQALRLQYVGETSLKSGTQFQKTTLGGFSGIAWANNILFALSDDRGRFGEPRFYEFDLFVNKKTVSLKPKAVHFLKGIPKEDDKEISLDAEGLVRLTDGEFIVSSEGNNNTKPRQRPRLFRISREGVWKSDIVVPDKYLPEPLGQQKKGIQNNMAFEGLTSFAEGKYLFVANEGPLLQDSPSNDAEGAWIRIIKYESSEGGGYKARAEFAYQVDALSSSKKGSEVFRGVSEILALSETQLLVLERGVRVSSKELLAKSVRLYLADVSKATDVAKLFKLSDGKYTGATKTLLLDFETDLTKERTDKSVENFEALAWGPKLADGRRSLLVMVDNNFSKKEVTELLVFAVEGE
- the folD gene encoding bifunctional methylenetetrahydrofolate dehydrogenase/methenyltetrahydrofolate cyclohydrolase FolD, with the translated sequence MLILNGKDVAKEVRSTLALRVAEFAKKVGRTPHLSVVIVGDDAASHIYVRNKKKACESVGMTSQIIAMPTKTTQQELNKQIAALNTDSSVDGILVQFPLPAHLSADEVLKLVAPDKDADGLTYASLGYFFAGKPFVKPCTPEGVMTILKHYGISVEGRRAVVVGRSNIVGKPMAHLLTEANATVTLCHSKTNDLSSVVREADLVVVAAGKARFLGRNDFKKDAIVIDVGMHHDGPNGKLCGDVRTEELEGWVQAVTPVPGGVGPMTIATLLQNTCLLAEKRAGL
- a CDS encoding aromatic ring-hydroxylating dioxygenase subunit alpha, whose protein sequence is MYTGFLQNVWYVGLPSSELAVGKHQARKIMNEPIVFFRDSKGKVSAVRDICPHRGIPLSFGRVVEDTIECPYHGWKFDGSGMCTEIPSLCPGQDLNPNKIKVRSYPVHEAQGLIWIFIGDKDYDMTKAPEVPVMKAFGNDVKPKLTYVVNFPCHVDHAVIGLMDPAHGPYVHKSWFWRSEKTMLEKRKKFAPVKYGFQMVRHQPSKNSKAYKLLGGAPTTEITFTLPCVRVEHIEVGPRNFYSYTALTPVDEKNTRVTQLAYWDMPWLSLLKPAIHQFSKTFLGQDMDAVTKQQEGLKYDPSLMLIKDADTQAKWYYALKTEYHDHLEQKRDFTHPVKETELRWRS
- a CDS encoding methyltransferase domain-containing protein, with product MTTVWRLRPGADKRIRSGHPWVFSNELSASPKGLLPGTPVELQDAKGQFLARGYGNPHSLIAFRALSFNSQETEPTSLEFLQSKVLTSWKVRKAAGFRGSFRLAFGESDYIPGLVLDYYVIEQKGKKAQVFVAQLVTAGMNEALKNVDEFFKGLAQKAHEQGLSSFTWNETAVVLRNDVGIRKLEGLAVEDPRVVKDLPEFDLTDVEILLNAAADEGVVAMSCDLKEGQKTGFFLDQTHNIHLAVNLFKNWAKTEPRRKLRVLDLCCYVGHWSTQITRGLKALGFEVEVSLVDVSKTALAFAKKNAEREGAEVIVHEMDVSEGLANLPSAHYDIVIADPPAFIKSKKDIPIGKHAYLKMNTHAFRLVKRNGFVASCSCSGLLEEEEFRDAIRKASLRNSSEVRSVLRGGHAADHPTLMQFPEGFYLKMYVHYV